In Seonamhaeicola sp. S2-3, the genomic window ACTTTAACTAAAGAAACCGATAATATTTCCAGAGGAAAGATTGAAGATATTGCAAATCAAATCACGAAACTTCAAGATACTTGTGAGTTTATTGTAGTGAGTTCTGGCGCTATTGCAGTAGCAAAACAGTTTGTGAAATTAGAAAGTAAACGCAAAGAAATTTTTGTAAAACAAGCGTTGGCATCTATTGGGCAGCCGCATTTAATTAGAATTTACCAAGAAATTTTTAGAGAATATGGCCTTTTAAGTTCACAGTGTTTATTATCGTATTCAGATTTCGAAAAAGAAGAAAGTATTGTAAACATAACCAATACCATTAACGTTTTGGTAAATAACAATTATATTCCCATCATTAATGAAAACGATACGGTAGCTACCGATGAAATTAAATTTGGCGATAATGATAAACTGGGAGCCTTAACAGCATCACTTTTAAACGCCGATTTGTTTATTATTGCAACAAACACAAACGGTATTTACACCAAAAGTTCTATGGAAAATGGTACACCAAAAACCATAGAACAGGTGTCAGATTTTGAAGCTTTAAAAGCTCAAGTTGTTAATTCTAAATCCTCACATGGCAGCGGTGGTATGCAAAGTAAAATTGAAGCTGCCGAGGTTACTAAAAAAGCAAATATTGAAACATGGATAGTAAACGGTTTAGAAGATAATTTTATTTTGAACGCCATGAAAAACAAGGTGCCGTTTACCAAAATAATATAAATTTAAAATGAAGCATTACACATCTATACACGATATTGATAACATCAATGCTTGGATTGAAGAAGCAAAGGTTTTAAAAGCAAATCCGTTAGAGCATATAGAGTTAGGGAAAAACAAAACCTTAGGGTTGTTATTTTTTAATTCTAGTTTGCGTACACGTTTAAGTACCCAAAAGGCGGCTTTAAATTTAGGAATGAATCCTATTGTTATGAATGTGTCTGGCGATGCTTGGGGCTTAGAATTTGATGATGGTACTATTATGAACGGCAGTACTGCCGAACACATTAAAGAAGCTGCAGCCGTAGTGTCTCAATATTGTGATATTATTGCAGTAAGAGCATTTCCAACTTTAACAGACAAAGTAAAAGACGAAAGTGAACAGGTTTTAGAAGCTTTTAAAAAATACGCTTCTGTA contains:
- the proB gene encoding glutamate 5-kinase, with amino-acid sequence MQKKKRILLKVGSNTLTKETDNISRGKIEDIANQITKLQDTCEFIVVSSGAIAVAKQFVKLESKRKEIFVKQALASIGQPHLIRIYQEIFREYGLLSSQCLLSYSDFEKEESIVNITNTINVLVNNNYIPIINENDTVATDEIKFGDNDKLGALTASLLNADLFIIATNTNGIYTKSSMENGTPKTIEQVSDFEALKAQVVNSKSSHGSGGMQSKIEAAEVTKKANIETWIVNGLEDNFILNAMKNKVPFTKII